In Penaeus chinensis breed Huanghai No. 1 chromosome 19, ASM1920278v2, whole genome shotgun sequence, a single genomic region encodes these proteins:
- the LOC125035146 gene encoding uncharacterized protein LOC125035146, translated as MTVHLFGATSSPSVASFALKAAADDYAGQCGTEAASFVKNEFYVDDGLTSLPTTVEAISLIRNSKALCSKGGFKLHKFLSNKKEVLEAISLEEKAISLKNLDLSSEALPIERTLGVEWCIESDTFQFRISINDKPITRRGILSTVSSVFDPMGMVSPFILIGKRILQTLCQDGVDWDDDISDDLKQQWRRWRDDLIQLKELKIPRCYKPDEFRKVKSIELHHFSDASQNGYGQCSYLRQVSEQGQVHCALVMSKSRVTPLKPITVPRLELTAAVVAVRMSSMLKRELGYQELKEFFWTDSKVVLGYISNEAKRFHVFVANRVQHIKDHSSVEQWKFIESAQNPADAASRGLYVKQLIEHSLWWNGPNFLWESDYNANPSLVNVNVQENDPEVKKMSSYKTQTKESTSILPRLEYFSDWHRAKKAVALCLRLQCRFKNPGRATVNKELTENKESKYTSPSVTELVEAENEIIRLVQIEAFQKVKQDLQCGNNDNEDASKRSKTLKKASYIYSLDPFRDKNNILRVGGRMRHAEFAAINKHSVILPKDSHITEMIVCHYHRKVHHQGRGITLNELRASGYWIIGGSSVVGRHISRCVICKRLRGTFQEQKMSDLPPERLEPAPPFTYCGIDYFGPFFVKEGRKEVKRYGVLFTCMASRAIHLETANTLETDSFLSAYKRFIGRRGPVRQLRSDQGTNFVGAKNELQQCLQEMDQEKLKGELLKENCDWITFEMNIPHASHMGGVWERQIRTVRNILTALLYHHGRQLDDESLRTFMVEAETIVNSRPLTVDNISSPYSLEPLTPNHLLTMKTKVVLPPPGTFQSSDQYSRKRWRRVQYLANEFWNRWRKEYAQSLQCRNKWPSVMKNVKVNDIVIVKEQNLPRNSWKLGCVSDVMPSKDGLVRKARITMADSSLDAFGRRTKAAVNLERPIHKLILLVES; from the coding sequence ATGACAGTGCATTTATTTGGGGCTACATCTTCTCCAAGTGTAGCAAGTTTTGCACTGAaagctgctgctgatgattaCGCAGGGCAATGTGGAACAGAGGCTGCTTCCTTTGTTAAAAATGAATTTTATGTAGATGATGGTTTAACATCTTTACCTACAACTGTAGAAGCCATATCTTTAATCAGGAATAGTAAAGCATTATGCTCGAAGGGTGGCTTCAAATTGCACAAGTTCTTGTCAAATAAGAAAGAAGTTCTAGAAGCAATAAGCTTAGAGGAAAAGGCTATAAGTTTAAAGAATTTAGACCTCTCTAGTGAAGCCTTACCAATAGAGAGAACTTTAGGAGTAGAATGGTGCATTGAATCAGACACATTCCAGTTCagaattagtattaatgataaaccAATAACTAGAAGAGGTATATTGTCAACAGTGAGTTCTGTTTTTGATCCTATGGGTATGGTCTCACCCTTTATATTGATTGGTAAAAGAATACTTCAAACCTTGTGTCAAGATGGAGTAGACTGGGATGATGACATATCAGATGACTTGAAACAAcaatggagaagatggagagatgatTTGATTCAGTTGAAAGAGTTAAAGATTCCTAGATGCTACAAGCCTGACGAATTTAGAAAGGTCAAATCAATTGAACTGCATCATTTCTCTGATGCTAGCCAGAATGGTTATGGACAGTGCTCTTATTTAAGGCAAGTAAGTGAGCAGGGACAAGTTCATTGTGCACTTGTCATGTCAAAGTCTAGAGTGACACCATTGAAGCCTATAACTGTTCCTAGGTTAGAACTAACAGCTGCAGTTGTAGCCGTTCGAATGAGTTCTATGTTAAAGAGAGAGTTAGGTTACCAGGAACTTAAGGAATTCTTTTGGACTGATAGCAAAGTCGTACTTGGCTACATTTCAAACGAAGCAAAGAGATTCCATGTGTTTGTTGCTAACCGAGTGCAGCATATTAAAGACCACTCCTCTGTGGAACAATGGAAATTTATTGAGTCAGCTCAAAATCCTGCTGACGCTGCTTCACGTGGATTGTATGTAAAGCAACTGATTGAACATTCTCTATGGTGGAATGGACCAAACTTCCTCTGGGAATCTGACTATAATGCTAATCCATCATTGGTAAATGTAAACGTACAAGAGAATGATCCAGAGGTCAAGAAAATGTCGTCATATAAGACCCAAACCAAAGAGAGCACTTCAATTCTTCCAAGACTTGAATATTTTTCTGATTGGCACAGGGCAAAGAAGGCTGTTGCATTATGTTTACGCCTTCAATGTAGATTCAAGAACCCTGGGAGAGCAACAGTCAACAAAGAACTGACTGAAAACAAAGAATCCAAATACACGTCCCCTAGTGTAACAGAACTTGTGGAAGctgaaaatgaaatcataaggctAGTCCAAATTGAAGCTTTCCAAAAGGTGAAACAAGATTTACAATGTGGAAACAACGACAATGAAGATGCCAGTAAAAGAAGCAAAACCTTAAAGAAAGCAAGTTACATTTACTCACTTGATCCCTTCAGAGATAAAAATAACATCTTAAGGGTAGGTGGCAGAATGAGACATGCAGAATTTGCTGCAATCAATAAACATTCAGTAATTCTGCCAAAGGACTCACATATAACAGAAATGATAGTGTGTCATTACCACCGGAAAGTTCATCACcaaggaagaggaataacatTGAATGAGTTAAGGGCATCTGGTTATTGGATCATTGGAGGTTCATCAGTGGTAGGTAGACATATTTCAAGATGTGTCATATGTAAAAGATTGAGAGGCACATTTCAAGAACAGAAAATGTCTGATTTGCCACCAGAAAGACTTGAACCTGCACCCCCATTTACCTACTGTGGGATAGATTACTTTGGACCATTCTTTGTTAAAGAAGGTCGCAAGGAGGTCAAGAGATACGgtgttttgtttacttgtatgGCTTCAAGAGCAATCCATCTAGAAACAGCAAATACACTGGAGACTGATTCATTCCTCAGTGCATATAAACGTTTCATAGGAAGACGTGGCCCAGTTCGTCAACTCAGATCAGATCAGGGCACAAATTTTGTTGGAGCTAAAAATGAACTTCAGCAATGCTTGCAAGAAATGGATCAAGAGAAACTAAAAGGGGAGCTTTTAAAAGAGAACTGTGACTGGATTACATTTGAAATGAATATTCCTCACGCCAGTCATATGGGTGGAGTATGGGAAAGACAGATCCGTACTGTGAGGAATATACTAACagctttattatatcatcatggAAGACAATTAGATGATGAGTCACTCAGAACCTTTATGGTTGAAGCAGAGACCATCGTGAATAGCCGACCCCTGACAGTTGACAACATCAGTTCTCCATATTCATTAGAACCATTGACACCAAATCACTtgttaacaatgaaaacaaaggtTGTGCTCCCGCCACCTGGAACGTTCCAATCTTCTGACCAGTATTCAAGAAAGAGATGGCGAAGAGTTCAATATCTTGCTAATGAATTTTGGAATAGGTGGAGAAAAGAATATGCTCAATCGCTTCAGTGCAGGAACAAGTGGCCTTCAGTTATGAAAAATGTTAAGGTAAATGATATTGTCATTGTAAAGGAACAAAATTTACCAAGGAATTCTTGGAAACTTGGTTGTGTATCTGATGTTATGCCAAGCAAAGATGGTCTTGTAAGAAAGGCAAGGATAACAATGGCTGATTCCTCGCTTGACGCATTTGGAAGACGAACGAAAGCAGCCGTTAACCTTGAAAGACCAATCCACAAACTCATATTGTTAGTTGAATCATAG
- the LOC125035147 gene encoding uncharacterized protein LOC125035147, with the protein MSATEEAVGDKPQVTEASETMKGARKKVLTEKGEYQIIQHTKRLSSARLAWRKILSEILSSLDSVVSLDQLNVCKKAEELQFKEVINAFNLLMEVDPSSQDELLQELKIENEEHNNCMHKIESKMHELKQETNSVNSQNSRSSKHSHSTKRSMHNVTQNERLQAELAKLQIELKHYERETEFQMILRKYKRILKEKEYEYKRFLAMRNRLASQEEIKKASLEDIQLELSKSKDLDDSKELHLQKYFESIDKFTEIEKVNPNLPKQEMAAKDVSGMGELEIEVSKLENTFLKASPELKPQAKSFEPKREFKDLNASFGQGRSSQVIDINVFKDVVNILSSKSKSELPKPEPEIFSGDLLEFPTWLQTFEIIIESRVTEPAEKLFYLGHYTSGEAKDAIR; encoded by the coding sequence atgagtgCTACTGAAGAAGCTGTAGGTGACAAACCTCAGGTAACTGAGGCTAGTGAGACAATGAAGGGTGCTAGGAAAAAGGTTTTAACAGAAAAAGGTGAGTATCAAATAATACAGCATACAAAGAGGTTATCATCTGCTAGGCTAGCATGGAGAAAGATATTATCAGAGATATTATCAAGTCTTGATAGTGTTGTAAGTTTGGATCAACTTAATGTTTGTAAAAAGGCAGAAGAGTTACAATTTAAAGAAGTTATAAATGCCTTTAACTTATTAATGGAAGTAGATCCAAGTTCTCAGGATGAATTGTTACAGGAGTTAAAAATTGAGAATGAGGAGCACAATAATTGTATGCATAAAATTGAGAGTAAAATGCATGagttaaaacaagaaacaaattcaGTAAATTCACAAAATAGTAGATCATCAAAGCATTCCCATTCTACAAAGAGATCTATGCATAATGTTACACAGAATGAAAGGTTACAGGCAGAATTAGCTAAGCTACAAATTGAGCTAAAGCATTATGAAAGGGAAACAGAGTTTCAAATGATCTTAAGAAAATATAAGAGgatcttgaaagaaaaagaatatgagtaCAAAAGATTTCTTGCTATGAGAAATAGGCTTGCATctcaagaagaaataaagaaagccaGTCTAGAAGACATTCAGTTAGAATTGTCTAAAAGTAAAGATTTAGATGATAGTAAAGAACTTCATcttcaaaaatattttgaatcTATTGATAAATTTACAGAGATTGAGAAAGTAAATCCTAATTTACCAAAACAAGAAATGGCTGCTAAGGATGTATCAGGTATGGGTGAATTAGAGATAGAGGTGTCCAAATTAGAGAATACTTTCTTAAAGGCAAGCCCAGAGCTTAAGCCACAGGCTAAGAGTTTTGAGCCAAAAAGAGAGTTTAAAGATTTGAATGCATCATTTGGGCAAGGTAGATCAAGTCAAGTTATAGACATTAATGTATTTAAAGATGTGGTAAATATTTTATCATCTAAAAGTAAAAGTGAATTGCCTAAGCCAGAACCAGAAATTTTCAGTGGAGATTTATTGGAGTTTCCAACCTGGCTTCAAACCTTTGAGATTATTATAGAGTCAAGAGTTACAGAACCTGCAGAGAAACTTTTCTATTTAGGTCACTATACTAGCGGGGAAGCTAAGGATGCTATTAGATGA